A genomic window from Sporosarcina sp. Marseille-Q4063 includes:
- the murF gene encoding UDP-N-acetylmuramoyl-tripeptide--D-alanyl-D-alanine ligase produces MKQPLIKIADWLQEDGQHLENIMIKGVSIDSRTVGEGHLFIPFRGEQVNGHRYVKSAIEKGAAAALWMKDEPNPPKDIPLIFVDDPELALQKMARTYRDLLDCTVIGITGSNGKTSTKDLVASVLSPYYNVRKTEGNFNNELGLPLTLLSLDEGTEYAVLEMGMSGFGEISFLSKLAKPDYVIITNIGEAHMQDLGSREGIAKAKFEIIDGLSSNGKLFYDGDEPLLNPFVEKQQNIQKASFGYQANNDLALQDVHSTAAGSDFVVTGLYEGQFTIPVYGAHQVKNALAAILIAKEVGLSTEDIREALSAASLTDMRMQPVSADNGALFINDAYNAAPTSMRAALSFLKETSLRPEKWVVLGDMLELGNQEKAYHESLSAKLIDMKLKGILLYGPRMKWLFERLQDESLQSKLLWSEDDYEPLVNELRDNTDADSVILLKGSRGMALENILTPFLKETNT; encoded by the coding sequence TTGAAACAACCATTAATTAAAATTGCCGACTGGTTACAAGAAGATGGACAGCATCTTGAAAACATAATGATTAAAGGTGTCTCCATTGATTCCCGTACTGTCGGGGAAGGCCATTTATTCATCCCGTTTCGAGGGGAACAAGTCAATGGACACCGTTATGTGAAAAGTGCAATTGAAAAAGGAGCGGCGGCTGCGCTTTGGATGAAAGACGAACCAAATCCGCCGAAAGACATTCCGCTAATCTTCGTTGATGACCCGGAACTCGCTTTGCAAAAAATGGCTCGGACGTACCGAGATCTACTTGATTGCACAGTCATCGGCATTACTGGATCTAACGGAAAAACGTCCACGAAAGACTTAGTGGCCAGTGTTTTGTCGCCTTATTACAATGTCCGGAAAACAGAAGGAAACTTCAATAATGAACTTGGTCTGCCACTAACGCTTTTATCGCTCGATGAAGGAACGGAATATGCTGTTCTTGAGATGGGCATGAGCGGATTTGGCGAAATTTCATTTTTATCGAAGTTAGCAAAACCGGACTATGTCATCATTACAAATATCGGCGAAGCCCATATGCAAGACTTGGGGTCTCGCGAAGGAATTGCCAAGGCGAAGTTTGAAATCATTGACGGCCTATCGTCAAATGGCAAGTTATTTTACGACGGGGATGAACCTTTATTAAACCCGTTCGTCGAAAAACAACAAAACATCCAAAAAGCGTCATTCGGTTATCAGGCCAACAATGATTTAGCGCTTCAAGATGTTCATTCAACAGCAGCGGGAAGTGACTTTGTCGTTACTGGACTTTACGAAGGCCAATTCACAATTCCTGTTTACGGCGCACATCAAGTGAAAAATGCCCTCGCAGCAATCTTAATTGCAAAAGAGGTCGGTTTATCGACTGAAGATATACGCGAAGCCCTATCAGCGGCAAGTTTGACTGATATGCGCATGCAACCAGTTTCAGCCGACAACGGTGCGTTGTTTATTAATGATGCATATAATGCGGCGCCGACCTCGATGCGCGCGGCACTTTCATTTTTAAAAGAGACATCGCTTCGCCCGGAAAAATGGGTGGTTCTTGGGGATATGCTGGAACTCGGGAACCAGGAAAAAGCTTATCACGAATCATTATCTGCAAAGCTCATAGACATGAAACTAAAAGGGATTCTTCTCTATGGTCCGCGAATGAAATGGCTTTTTGAACGATTGCAAGATGAATCATTACAATCGAAACTACTTTGGTCAGAAGATGATTACGAACCACTTGTAAATGAATTACGTGACAATACAGATGCAGACTCGGTCATTCTATTAAAAGGGTCCAGAGGAATGGCGCTTGAAAATATTCTTACTCCGTTTTTAAAAGAGACAAATACATGA
- a CDS encoding D-alanine--D-alanine ligase has protein sequence MKKSLGLVYGGKSAEHEVSLSTARAVIQAVNFDRYEVIPVYITYEGEWRKGQPLEQPVETIEELRLAGNGESKPDSIHDFLNGGAGLPDVIFPLLHGTNGEDGTVQGFFEVMNIPYVGNGVLASSAGMDKVSMKQLFAQVGLNQVPYVHFVRSGWKQDRDQLLGQMEQELGWPMFVKPANLGSSVGISKATDRDSLIEAVNFALKFDRRVIVEQGVTAREVELSVKGNDYPTCSVPGEIKPVTDFYDYEAKYKDGNTELIIPATVTSEVKEKMEDMSIRAFKVLDCSGLVRADFFVTADDEVLINEVNTMPGFTPTSMFPLLWKNSGVTYPELIDELIELALERHAEKSKIQYTMD, from the coding sequence ATGAAAAAAAGTTTAGGTTTAGTATACGGCGGAAAATCCGCAGAACATGAAGTTTCATTATCAACTGCGCGTGCAGTTATTCAAGCGGTCAACTTTGACCGATATGAAGTAATTCCGGTTTATATCACGTATGAAGGCGAATGGAGAAAAGGACAGCCGCTTGAGCAACCGGTCGAGACAATCGAGGAACTGCGTTTAGCAGGAAACGGCGAAAGCAAACCAGACAGCATTCATGACTTTTTAAATGGCGGAGCAGGGCTACCTGACGTGATCTTCCCGCTTTTACACGGAACAAACGGGGAAGATGGCACCGTCCAAGGTTTTTTCGAAGTGATGAATATTCCATACGTCGGAAACGGTGTGCTCGCATCTTCTGCAGGTATGGATAAAGTTTCTATGAAGCAATTATTCGCGCAGGTAGGTCTAAACCAAGTGCCATATGTCCATTTTGTGCGTAGCGGTTGGAAACAAGATCGCGACCAGTTACTAGGTCAAATGGAACAAGAACTGGGTTGGCCGATGTTTGTCAAACCGGCAAACTTGGGGTCGAGCGTTGGAATTAGCAAAGCGACGGACCGTGATAGCTTAATTGAAGCGGTAAATTTCGCATTGAAATTCGATCGCCGTGTAATTGTTGAACAAGGCGTCACAGCCAGAGAAGTAGAATTAAGCGTAAAAGGGAATGATTACCCAACGTGTTCAGTACCTGGAGAGATTAAGCCTGTTACAGATTTTTATGATTATGAAGCAAAATATAAAGACGGAAACACGGAACTCATCATTCCTGCAACAGTCACTTCAGAAGTGAAAGAGAAAATGGAGGACATGTCGATTCGCGCATTTAAAGTGCTCGATTGTTCGGGATTAGTCCGTGCTGATTTCTTCGTAACCGCAGACGATGAGGTACTCATCAACGAAGTAAATACGATGCCCGGTTTTACCCCGACGAGCATGTTCCCGTTATTATGGAAAAACTCAGGTGTAACATACCCGGAACTCATTGATGAACTCATTGAATTAGCGCTTGAACGTCATGCTGAAAAATCAAAAATACAATATACGATGGATTGA
- a CDS encoding FtsW/RodA/SpoVE family cell cycle protein — translation MKLSNKPAERFDWTLAFILLLFCIVSLTAIASAQTTGQYGINFVPKQIQWYVIGSIIVAGVMYFEPDQYKKIAWYAYGLGVFLLIFLHFAPGGEGQIAEVQNNVKRWLNLPVIGKIQPSEFIKTFFILGMARLVSSHHERFEDKTLKTDFFLLGKIMLVLIAPLVFIMEQPDLGTSIVFIAITAAIILVAGISWKIILPVFISGAAAVTTLLWAAIYAQDFMSETLGFDLYQFKRIYSWLDPYSFPTSEGMHLIQAITAIGSGGMFGKGFQGREAYVPENHTDFIFAVIGEEYGFIGSCIVISLFFVLIYHLTKIALELKDPFSMYVCTGIIAMITFHVFENIGMNIQVLPITGIPLPFISYGGSSLMSNMLAIGLVFSMKFHHRTYMFGADDDD, via the coding sequence ATGAAACTATCAAACAAACCAGCTGAGCGTTTTGATTGGACGCTCGCTTTTATTTTATTGCTCTTTTGCATCGTGAGCTTAACAGCCATTGCTTCTGCGCAAACAACTGGACAGTACGGAATCAACTTTGTACCGAAACAGATTCAATGGTATGTAATCGGTTCGATAATCGTTGCAGGCGTAATGTATTTTGAACCGGACCAGTACAAAAAGATTGCATGGTATGCTTATGGATTGGGCGTGTTCCTTCTTATCTTCCTTCATTTTGCGCCCGGCGGTGAAGGTCAAATTGCGGAAGTGCAAAATAATGTTAAGAGGTGGCTTAACCTCCCTGTTATCGGGAAGATCCAACCCTCGGAATTCATTAAGACCTTTTTCATTCTTGGAATGGCCCGGCTAGTAAGTTCGCATCATGAGAGATTTGAAGATAAAACGTTAAAAACTGATTTTTTTCTTCTAGGAAAAATTATGCTTGTATTGATTGCACCACTTGTATTCATTATGGAACAACCGGATTTAGGTACTTCTATTGTATTCATTGCAATCACTGCTGCGATTATTCTCGTTGCGGGAATTTCTTGGAAGATTATCCTTCCTGTATTTATTAGCGGCGCCGCGGCTGTCACTACTTTATTATGGGCGGCGATTTATGCGCAAGACTTTATGAGCGAAACGCTCGGCTTTGACCTTTATCAGTTTAAAAGAATTTATTCTTGGTTAGATCCGTACTCTTTCCCTACCAGTGAAGGAATGCACCTCATCCAAGCGATTACAGCCATTGGTTCGGGCGGCATGTTCGGGAAAGGTTTTCAAGGCCGGGAAGCTTATGTGCCTGAAAATCATACGGACTTCATTTTTGCGGTCATCGGCGAAGAATATGGGTTTATCGGTTCTTGTATCGTCATCAGTCTATTTTTTGTTTTGATCTATCATTTAACAAAAATTGCGTTGGAACTTAAAGATCCGTTTAGCATGTACGTTTGTACGGGGATTATTGCCATGATTACTTTCCACGTTTTTGAAAACATCGGTATGAACATTCAAGTTCTTCCGATTACTGGAATTCCTCTACCGTTTATTAGTTACGGCGGAAGTTCGCTTATGAGTAATATGCTTGCCATCGGTCTTGTCTTCAGCATGAAATTTCATCATCGAACTTATATGTTTGGCGCGGATGATGATGATTGA
- a CDS encoding Lmo0850 family protein — translation MANEMDLKKIISNLAKLGVSATLTKSRLEMLKVLAPSVQNPQIQSN, via the coding sequence ATGGCTAACGAAATGGATTTGAAAAAAATTATCTCCAATTTGGCGAAATTAGGTGTTTCGGCTACGCTAACAAAATCCCGTTTAGAAATGCTGAAAGTCCTCGCACCGTCAGTACAAAACCCGCAAATTCAATCGAACTAA
- a CDS encoding MFS transporter: MKKSIILLMSVQFFVYLGFGIIIPILPEVIIQQNLSEIHVGGLLTIYALASFFTAPLWGALSDRTGRKKLILIGLIGFSLSFFLFAFFIENIILLYASRVVGGVFSGALYTAVTGFVGDMTTEENRNKYMGFLGMSIGLGFIFGPAIGGVLGGISLQVPFIASGILTLLILVYAGIILKEPESVGEANKRQLLPKGGMMFWQYRIRNLFLLSFMVTLILAGLESTFQLFQISKIEITPIQIGYLFMVSGFVDAGIQGGVVRRIKNGTETQWILGAQIVTAIGLILIPFSTNLFWAGFSLSVFIAGNALARTALVSLTSKESGGKYGTAAGMTYSMDNMGRIIGPLLFTWLFTRMNGDIYYISAILAIISIALIFLYRNSKKSLRSV; this comes from the coding sequence ATGAAAAAATCCATAATTTTATTAATGTCCGTGCAATTTTTTGTTTATCTTGGGTTCGGCATTATTATTCCGATATTACCTGAAGTTATTATTCAGCAAAATTTATCTGAAATACATGTCGGCGGCCTTCTTACGATTTATGCGCTTGCTTCATTTTTCACAGCGCCGCTTTGGGGGGCGTTGTCGGATCGTACGGGACGTAAAAAGCTGATTTTAATTGGGTTAATCGGTTTCAGTCTCAGCTTCTTTTTATTCGCGTTTTTTATTGAAAATATTATCCTTCTATATGCTTCACGCGTTGTCGGCGGTGTATTTTCCGGTGCTTTGTATACTGCGGTGACAGGTTTCGTCGGGGATATGACGACTGAAGAGAACCGCAATAAGTATATGGGTTTCCTTGGAATGTCGATTGGGCTAGGATTTATTTTTGGACCTGCGATCGGTGGTGTGCTTGGGGGTATTAGTCTTCAAGTTCCGTTCATTGCATCGGGTATTCTAACCTTGCTGATTCTTGTTTATGCTGGAATTATTTTGAAAGAACCAGAAAGTGTCGGCGAAGCGAATAAGCGTCAATTGTTGCCAAAGGGCGGCATGATGTTTTGGCAGTATCGAATTCGAAACCTGTTTTTGTTGTCGTTTATGGTGACTCTAATTCTTGCGGGGCTCGAATCAACATTCCAATTATTCCAGATTTCAAAAATTGAAATCACGCCTATACAGATTGGTTATCTGTTCATGGTAAGTGGATTTGTTGATGCTGGTATTCAAGGCGGCGTCGTTCGGAGAATAAAAAACGGGACAGAGACACAATGGATTTTAGGTGCTCAAATCGTAACGGCAATCGGACTTATTCTTATTCCTTTTTCAACGAATCTTTTTTGGGCAGGATTTTCACTGAGCGTTTTCATCGCAGGAAACGCATTGGCACGGACCGCTCTGGTTTCATTGACATCGAAGGAATCGGGTGGCAAGTATGGAACCGCTGCTGGGATGACGTACTCGATGGATAATATGGGACGCATTATTGGACCGCTTTTATTTACATGGCTCTTCACAAGGATGAACGGTGATATCTATTATATTTCCGCGATTCTAGCCATCATCTCGATTGCGTTGATCTTCCTGTATAGAAATTCGAAAAAATCATTGCGCAGTGTTTAA
- a CDS encoding S41 family peptidase — translation METIFKEIVHIMNHDYAGWKDKKGCDRPEHFIRKIKDNPSLTKAEFKDVVDDYLLDFNDRHIYFVAENTSSEKAKSRGFNVRRYEDGLYVTEVDSEKQVEPGMRFVSLDGHSIPELREKHHRLLNENHAERENWLPILSLYEEGEVEDAKGNRKIIKFDLYDKVLYVPEYSVKKVDEKIIVITMTDFADPDAIVKMVADNKTLLDSTDKWIIDVRVNNGGSDSSYYPLFKYLLPEEGVELGDEEEHMLFNCTEENTTRVLADIEEDLKETEDEQAQVFLNVFRREWKKNRGKGFVQFNFEEIVPSTFIKGSKHLASIIVLTDNRCGSSGDSFVELAKESNKITVIGRATMGLNDYANLAIKKWNAGFELMYPTSRLSRIDKGEGMTKVGIKPELYIPWTPEHIFVDKDMEKAIELLETKVGLK, via the coding sequence ATGGAAACCATTTTCAAAGAAATTGTCCACATTATGAACCACGATTATGCAGGTTGGAAAGACAAAAAAGGATGCGATCGACCGGAGCACTTCATCCGGAAAATTAAAGATAATCCCTCACTGACAAAAGCAGAATTCAAGGATGTTGTTGATGACTATTTACTGGATTTCAATGATAGGCATATCTATTTTGTAGCGGAGAATACGAGTAGCGAGAAAGCGAAAAGTCGCGGATTCAATGTCCGACGTTATGAAGATGGATTATATGTGACAGAAGTTGATTCAGAAAAGCAAGTAGAACCTGGGATGCGTTTCGTTTCATTAGACGGCCATAGCATTCCTGAATTAAGGGAAAAGCATCACCGTTTATTAAATGAAAACCACGCGGAACGTGAAAATTGGCTACCAATTCTATCACTATACGAAGAGGGCGAAGTTGAGGACGCCAAAGGGAACCGAAAAATAATCAAATTCGATTTATACGATAAAGTGCTCTATGTTCCTGAGTATTCCGTCAAGAAAGTAGATGAAAAGATCATTGTCATAACAATGACCGACTTCGCGGATCCAGACGCCATTGTTAAAATGGTCGCTGATAATAAAACCTTACTTGATTCCACGGATAAATGGATTATTGACGTGCGTGTGAATAACGGGGGAAGCGACTCGAGTTATTATCCGTTATTTAAATACTTGCTGCCCGAGGAGGGTGTCGAACTTGGGGATGAAGAAGAGCATATGTTATTTAATTGCACAGAAGAAAATACGACCCGAGTTTTAGCAGATATAGAGGAAGACCTAAAGGAAACTGAAGATGAACAAGCGCAAGTATTCTTGAACGTCTTCCGCCGAGAATGGAAGAAAAATCGTGGCAAAGGGTTCGTTCAATTCAATTTTGAAGAAATCGTACCGAGCACATTCATAAAAGGTTCTAAACATCTAGCTTCAATCATCGTTTTGACAGACAATCGGTGCGGTAGTTCAGGAGATTCTTTCGTCGAATTAGCCAAGGAATCCAACAAAATAACAGTTATCGGCCGTGCAACCATGGGGCTGAATGATTACGCGAACTTGGCCATTAAGAAATGGAACGCCGGATTTGAATTGATGTATCCGACTTCCCGGTTATCCCGCATTGACAAAGGGGAAGGGATGACCAAGGTTGGTATTAAACCCGAACTCTATATTCCTTGGACACCTGAGCATATTTTCGTAGATAAAGACATGGAGAAAGCAATTGAACTGTTAGAAACAAAAGTAGGTTTAAAATAA
- a CDS encoding MFS transporter, translated as MEDAFKLKRATFNLWTFVTSKLISSFGAQVYVFAISFYILQQTGSATSFATNLLCSILPRALMAPFAGYVADNYSRKTIVIAAQIASSLAIAGLLTVSLIPGLGLSLVTIYTTTVLLSITSTFSGVAFSSSITGLIDEKRIQKAMSMNQMSISFAAIGAPAVGGLLYGTVSMPVFLIMYMTASIIAVILESTMNFKLFAKRKEVVEGEAKESIWQSMKAGFAYLKLQPIIMALLWVSLLINFLFGAFQVGYSFVLIEKLKMPSEHFGLTEGAFAVGMLLLSFYLSVRKDVKYPFLVSKRGIIVFGILMGSIGLPLMVSMHYGVMFGFYLTVMFCFGATMIIVNTPIMVMMQKIIDDDYKGRVFSIMETMAMALMPLGIVLFGFLYDLLPAEWILAISGLLLIGVVLILARPSVVRKAHPELDKSKTVTAEVIQEQ; from the coding sequence ATGGAAGATGCTTTTAAACTGAAAAGAGCGACCTTTAACTTGTGGACGTTTGTTACGAGTAAACTTATATCTTCATTTGGTGCACAAGTATACGTATTTGCCATAAGCTTTTATATTTTACAACAAACAGGATCTGCAACAAGCTTTGCAACAAATCTCCTTTGCAGCATATTGCCAAGAGCGCTTATGGCACCATTTGCTGGCTACGTTGCGGATAACTATTCTAGAAAGACGATTGTCATTGCTGCACAAATTGCCTCATCATTAGCAATTGCGGGTCTTCTAACAGTCAGTTTGATTCCTGGGCTTGGGCTTTCACTTGTCACCATTTATACGACAACGGTATTGTTATCGATTACTTCAACTTTTTCAGGCGTTGCATTCAGTTCATCGATTACAGGGCTGATTGATGAAAAAAGGATCCAAAAAGCGATGTCAATGAATCAAATGTCCATCTCTTTTGCAGCAATTGGTGCTCCAGCAGTCGGTGGACTTTTGTATGGTACTGTTTCTATGCCGGTATTTCTTATCATGTACATGACAGCATCAATTATTGCGGTTATTCTTGAGTCGACGATGAATTTCAAGTTGTTCGCAAAACGCAAAGAAGTCGTGGAAGGAGAGGCGAAGGAATCGATATGGCAAAGCATGAAGGCGGGTTTTGCCTATCTGAAGCTACAACCGATTATCATGGCGCTCCTTTGGGTTTCTTTACTCATAAACTTCCTGTTCGGTGCGTTTCAAGTCGGGTATTCCTTCGTCCTGATTGAAAAGTTGAAAATGCCTTCAGAACATTTCGGTTTGACAGAAGGTGCGTTTGCAGTCGGAATGTTACTGTTATCATTTTATTTATCAGTACGCAAAGATGTGAAGTATCCATTTCTCGTATCAAAGAGGGGTATTATCGTATTCGGTATACTGATGGGCAGCATCGGCCTGCCGCTAATGGTATCGATGCATTACGGTGTGATGTTCGGTTTTTATTTGACAGTCATGTTCTGTTTCGGCGCGACGATGATTATCGTCAATACGCCAATCATGGTTATGATGCAAAAGATAATCGACGACGATTACAAAGGGCGCGTGTTTTCAATTATGGAAACGATGGCGATGGCACTTATGCCCCTGGGAATCGTGCTATTCGGATTCCTGTATGATTTATTACCGGCAGAGTGGATCCTGGCTATTTCGGGTTTGTTGCTAATAGGGGTCGTTCTTATATTGGCAAGACCATCTGTCGTCCGAAAAGCACATCCAGAACTCGATAAATCAAAAACAGTCACTGCAGAAGTTATCCAAGAACAATAG
- a CDS encoding helix-turn-helix domain-containing protein, which yields MEVCHIETLGERIRKLRKQQKLTLEALAGSELTKGMLSLIENNKANPSMESLTYIAKRLGVDVSELLEAVSSQELREVLLQAEKLYYTEFDVLSDEFEQLITLIEPYVSKLTQGYEAARLLDIYSRTLHFEKRDGWQVYSDRAAHIFEQMNIIQRRASIGIFRAAVKFAEYDYSDALNILQKERFEIEKQHTFIDPMTRLDFDYTEAVFHFAAGNSNDALRVMESGIEFSREKQVFYRIDHLYRLAAFHAMMTRDEEKIKYYVKKITLYGEFADDIEAVFFTTFIEVHYLNSYEKSHERALHLLEHYDVKYKLGKVHKTFLHLEKGKALFGLNKFEAALVELEKMEIPEYFNHPFDLAVLYEGDAYMALSYVALENQEKALEHAKLAYDNISPMPHSPYKDFINETYEKIRGRH from the coding sequence ATGGAGGTATGCCACATCGAAACATTAGGTGAACGGATTCGGAAACTACGAAAACAACAGAAACTCACATTGGAAGCATTAGCCGGAAGCGAGTTAACAAAAGGCATGCTTAGTTTAATCGAAAACAATAAGGCGAACCCATCGATGGAGAGCCTTACATATATAGCGAAACGTCTTGGTGTAGATGTGTCTGAGTTACTTGAAGCAGTAAGTAGTCAAGAACTACGTGAGGTTTTGTTGCAAGCCGAAAAGCTCTATTATACCGAGTTTGACGTTTTGTCAGACGAGTTCGAGCAACTCATTACGCTGATTGAACCGTATGTATCAAAATTGACTCAAGGCTACGAAGCCGCCCGTTTGTTGGATATATATAGCCGAACGCTTCATTTTGAAAAAAGGGATGGTTGGCAAGTATATTCCGATAGAGCCGCTCATATTTTCGAACAAATGAATATCATTCAGAGAAGAGCAAGCATAGGAATATTTCGTGCAGCAGTTAAATTTGCCGAATACGACTATAGTGATGCACTCAACATACTACAAAAAGAACGATTTGAAATCGAAAAGCAACATACGTTCATAGACCCAATGACCCGATTGGACTTTGATTATACGGAAGCAGTTTTTCATTTTGCGGCAGGTAATTCAAATGATGCTTTGAGGGTAATGGAAAGCGGGATTGAGTTTTCTAGGGAGAAACAAGTTTTTTATCGAATAGATCACTTATACAGGCTTGCAGCTTTTCACGCGATGATGACGCGGGATGAAGAAAAGATAAAGTACTACGTAAAAAAAATTACATTGTACGGGGAGTTCGCCGATGACATAGAGGCAGTTTTTTTCACGACATTCATCGAAGTTCACTATTTAAATTCCTATGAAAAATCCCATGAAAGGGCATTACATTTACTGGAACATTATGATGTTAAATATAAATTAGGTAAAGTTCATAAAACTTTCTTACATCTCGAAAAAGGGAAAGCCCTTTTTGGATTAAATAAATTTGAAGCTGCGCTTGTCGAATTAGAAAAAATGGAAATTCCCGAATACTTCAATCATCCATTCGATTTAGCGGTCCTTTATGAGGGGGATGCTTACATGGCCCTATCTTATGTAGCACTTGAGAATCAGGAAAAAGCTTTGGAACATGCCAAATTAGCTTATGACAATATTTCGCCTATGCCACATTCGCCTTATAAAGATTTCATTAATGAAACTTATGAAAAAATCCGCGGACGACACTAA
- a CDS encoding L-cystine transporter has product MSSLFLIINIVGLLLLVGFLYIMQRKHVSFSKRVFTGLGLGIAYGLILHFSYGTDSTVLEESMPWFNIIGVGYVKLLQMIVMPLVFISILAAFTKVTIGKDFGKMAGRVLGILIGTTAIAALIGIGATLLFGLDASEIIQGEAELSRGVSIEERAEGVADRALPEQILELLPANPFLDFTGARPTSTIGVVIFAAFLGFAYLAVSRREPENAATVKKGIDAIYSLIMGIVRIVLRLTPYGILAIIARTVATSDFGAIYSLGKFVMASYVALGVMFGIHLIIIMLSGLNPITYVKKAGDALLFAFTSRSSAGTLPLNINTQTNRLGVPDGVANFAGAFGLSIGQNGCAGIYPAMLAVMIAPSVGQPIDAQFIVTLVAIVAVSSFGVAGVGGGATFAAILVLSALNLPIALAGLLISVEPLIDMGRTALNVSGSMTAGVTTARMSGELDTDVYNGNVEGQTVEA; this is encoded by the coding sequence ATGTCTTCGCTATTTCTGATTATAAATATAGTAGGTTTGCTACTATTAGTTGGTTTCCTTTATATAATGCAACGTAAACATGTATCATTCTCCAAACGAGTATTTACCGGGCTTGGCCTTGGTATTGCATATGGTCTAATTTTACATTTTTCGTATGGAACAGATTCTACTGTTCTAGAAGAATCGATGCCTTGGTTTAATATAATCGGTGTCGGTTATGTTAAACTTCTTCAAATGATTGTCATGCCTTTAGTGTTTATTTCAATACTTGCGGCTTTTACGAAAGTGACAATTGGGAAAGATTTCGGGAAAATGGCAGGAAGAGTTTTAGGGATTCTAATTGGCACGACAGCAATTGCAGCACTCATTGGTATCGGTGCGACGTTGCTCTTTGGGCTTGATGCATCTGAAATTATTCAAGGAGAAGCAGAACTATCTCGTGGCGTTTCGATTGAGGAGCGCGCAGAAGGGGTTGCGGACCGTGCACTACCTGAACAGATTTTAGAACTATTGCCAGCGAATCCATTCCTCGATTTCACAGGGGCTCGTCCAACGTCAACAATTGGCGTAGTCATTTTCGCAGCATTTCTAGGATTTGCTTATTTAGCAGTTTCACGTCGCGAACCTGAAAATGCAGCCACCGTGAAAAAAGGAATCGACGCCATCTATTCACTAATCATGGGGATTGTACGAATTGTATTACGCTTAACCCCTTATGGAATTCTAGCGATTATCGCTAGAACAGTAGCTACATCGGATTTTGGCGCGATTTACAGCTTAGGAAAATTCGTAATGGCTTCATACGTCGCGTTAGGCGTTATGTTCGGAATCCATTTGATTATTATCATGCTCTCAGGACTAAACCCGATCACTTATGTGAAAAAAGCGGGTGACGCGTTACTATTTGCATTCACATCTCGTTCAAGCGCGGGAACATTGCCGCTTAACATCAATACGCAAACAAACCGTCTAGGTGTTCCAGATGGCGTCGCAAACTTTGCAGGCGCATTCGGATTGTCAATCGGCCAAAACGGCTGTGCGGGTATTTATCCAGCGATGCTTGCCGTAATGATCGCACCTTCAGTTGGGCAACCAATTGACGCACAATTTATCGTGACACTAGTTGCTATCGTCGCGGTCAGTTCATTCGGAGTAGCGGGCGTAGGCGGCGGCGCAACATTTGCGGCGATTCTTGTATTATCTGCACTTAACTTACCAATTGCACTTGCAGGACTTCTCATTTCAGTCGAACCACTCATTGACATGGGACGTACAGCACTAAACGTAAGTGGTTCAATGACAGCAGGCGTGACAACAGCCCGCATGTCAGGCGAACTAGATACAGATGTTTATAATGGAAATGTAGAAGGACAAACGGTCGAAGCTTAA